In Aricia agestis chromosome 14, ilAriAges1.1, whole genome shotgun sequence, one genomic interval encodes:
- the LOC121733977 gene encoding organic cation transporter protein-like: protein MKKEVNLDEVLVEVGEFGWYQVRIYGLILLPIFFSAVYSSQYIFAAAAVDYRCKVPECESNPPTFEINGWGPWAYPEDGGSCDRLLPLNDTCERGSFHPILTQTCNSWVYQNTDSMVYTFDLACEEWRRTLVGSMHSAGLFVALPLTAFISDTFGRRVAVIGTAVAPALVGLIRSFSTSYVMYVTLEFLDSAVGAGVYSSGFILALEMVGLKRRVLGGNIISCTFALGQAFVALVAWAVPEWRTLTRVLYVPSFIFIVYCFFLEESVRWLLSKGNKKEAARIIFKAAEVNKKKLSPETIRQLTEEDEIVQDKPETEPEKKKTDSIVLQVLKSRVIMIRLVVCSFWWITVTFIYYGLSINSVSLAGNSYINFMLTALIEIPGYFMSFVTLDRFGRKSSIMSAFFICGLSLVCLPFIPGHIIWLQTCLNLLGKLCISMAFSSIYIYTSELYPTSLRHTLLAVCSFCGRLGQLVAPQTPLLVAYMDSLPYLVFGAMAATSGMLMLLTPETLNTNLPDTVTQAENISVVPKPNQRRDIIE, encoded by the exons ATGCAAGGTGCCAGAATGCGAGTCCAACCCCCCGACCTTCGAGATCAACGGGTGGGGGCCCTGGGCGTACCCTGAGGACGGGGGGTCCTGCGACCGCCTGCTCCCCCTCAACGACACCTGCGAGCGGGGGTCTTTCCACCCTATACTCACGCAGACCTGCAACAGCTGGGTCTACCAAAACACCGATAGCATGGTGTATACG TTCGACCTGGCTTGCGAGGAGTGGAGACGTACGCTGGTTGGATCCATGCATAGCGCGGGGCTGTTCGTCGCACTGCCACTCACCGCATTCATTTCTGATAC GTTCGGTCGTCGTGTGGCGGTGATCGGTACTGCGGTGGCGCCGGCTTTGGTGGGCCTGATCCGGTCGTTCTCCACTAGCTACGTCATGTACGTGACGCTGGAGTTCCTGGACTCCGCTGTCGGCGCCGGCGTCTACAGCTCTGGCTTTATTCTTG CTCTAGAGATGGTCGGGCTCAAGCGTCGAGTCCTGGGTGGTAACATTATATCATGCACCTTCGCTCTGGGCCAGGCTTTCGTCGCCCTGGTGGCCTGGGCAGTACCGGAATGGAGAACATTGACGAGAGTGCTCTATGTGCCGTCGTTTATATTCATCGTCTACTGCTTCTTCCTAGAGGAGAGTGTGAGATGGTTGCTCAGCAAAGGGAATAAGAAGGAAGCGGCACGAATCATATTCAAAGCGGCAGAAGTTAATAAGAAGAAGCTATCGCCAGAAACGATAAGGCAACTGACAGAAGAAGACGAAATTGTGCAAGATAAGCCGGAAACTGAACCAGAAAAGAAGAAAACAGATTCCATTGTTCTCCAAGTGTTGAAGTCTCGAGTGATAATGATTAGATTGGTAGTTTGTTCCTTCTGGTGGATCACTGTTACCTTCATCTACTACGGTCTCTCTATCAACTCTGTGTCGCTCGCTGGCAATAGCTACATCAACTTCATGCTGACTGCTCTCATCGAGATCCCTGGGTACTTCATGAGCTTCGTCACTTTGGATCGCTTCGGTCGGAAGAGTTCTATCATGTCCGCTTTCTTCATCTGTGGACTCTCTCTAGTCTGTTTGCCGTTTATACCTGGAC ACATCATCTGGCTGCAGACCTGTCTTAACCTGTTGGGCAAGCTGTGCATCAGTATGGCGTTCAGCAGCATCTACATCTACACGTCAGAGCTGTACCCCACGTCGCTCAGACACACGTTACTGGCTGTGTGCTCGTTCTGCGGACGCCTGGGGCAGCTGGTGGCGCCACAGACGCCGCTACTG GTGGCATACATGGATTCGCTGCCCTACCTCGTGTTCGGAGCCATGGCTGCGACATCCGGTATGCTGATGCTACTGACTCCAGAGACCCTCAACACCAACCTGCCCGATACCGTTACACAGGCCGAGAACATATCTGTTGTACCCAAACCTAACCAGAGGAGAGATATCATTGAATAG